CGGGGAGCGCCCCTTCCGCGCCCGCCAGCTCATGCAGTGGGTGTACCGGCGCGGCGTCCTCGACTTCGAAGCCATGACCGATCTCTCCCAGGGCGTGCGGGCCAAGCTGCGGGCCGAGGCGAGCCTGGCTCTTCCCCGGGTGGTCTCGGAGCAGGAGAGCAGCGACGGTACGCGAAAGCTCCTC
The sequence above is a segment of the Thermodesulfobacteriota bacterium genome. Coding sequences within it:
- a CDS encoding bifunctional tRNA (adenosine(37)-C2)-methyltransferase TrmG/ribosomal RNA large subunit methyltransferase RlmN (23S rRNA m2A2503 methyltransferase; methylates the C2 position of the A2530 nucleotide in 23S rRNA; may be involved in antibiotic resistance), translating into MTSAANLLGLDLPGLESFFQGIGERPFRARQLMQWVYRRGVLDFEAMTDLSQGVRAKLRAEASLALPRVVSEQESSDGTRKLL